From one bacterium genomic stretch:
- the trmD gene encoding tRNA (guanosine(37)-N1)-methyltransferase TrmD, with translation MRIDIVTIFPEALAPLEVSILGRARARGLVEISVVDLRDFTSDRHRQVDDLAYGGGPGMVMKPEPFFAAVEALTPPEGPRPRVLLTSPQGRRFDQRAAEDLSRERRLIVLCGRYEGVDERVVEGLGAEEFSIGDYVLTGGELAAMVIVDAAVRLIPGVVGDAASVVAESFAGGMLDHPHYTRPADFRGLRVPEVLLSGHHEAIRRWRRREQLRRTLARRPDLICWDALGDEDRALLRDDDA, from the coding sequence GTGCGCATTGACATCGTGACGATCTTCCCGGAGGCACTGGCTCCGCTGGAGGTCTCGATCCTCGGCCGGGCTCGCGCGCGGGGGCTGGTGGAGATCTCGGTCGTGGACCTGCGTGATTTCACGTCCGACCGCCACCGGCAGGTGGACGACCTGGCGTACGGAGGCGGTCCGGGCATGGTTATGAAGCCCGAGCCGTTCTTCGCGGCGGTGGAGGCACTGACGCCTCCCGAGGGCCCGCGCCCGCGCGTCCTGCTGACTTCCCCACAGGGCCGCCGCTTCGATCAGCGTGCCGCGGAGGATCTCTCCCGCGAGAGGCGCCTGATCGTGCTGTGCGGCAGGTACGAGGGAGTGGACGAACGGGTGGTGGAGGGCCTCGGCGCCGAGGAGTTCTCGATCGGCGACTACGTGCTGACCGGCGGCGAGCTTGCCGCGATGGTCATCGTGGATGCCGCGGTACGGTTGATTCCCGGGGTTGTGGGCGACGCCGCGTCGGTCGTGGCGGAGTCGTTCGCCGGCGGGATGCTCGACCACCCGCACTACACGCGTCCGGCCGATTTCCGCGGGCTTCGAGTGCCCGAAGTGCTGCTGAGCGGGCACCACGAGGCGATCCGGCGGTGGCGCCGCCGCGAGCAACTGCGGCGCACACTGGCCCGGCGGCCGGACCTGATTTGCTGGGACGCTCTAGGCGATGAAGACCGCGCGCTGCTGCGCGACGATGACGCCTAG
- the rimM gene encoding ribosome maturation factor RimM (Essential for efficient processing of 16S rRNA), whose protein sequence is MGLSSRSAKSSRGRPVPADLVTVGRVVRPHGLRGEVRVRLETDFPQRFERLREVYLIRAGRVEVAEITGRRPFKEGLLLTIHGIGDLEAAEGLRGAEIAVPRDAVVPLEEGAFYVFEIVGLRVRTEEGRMLGTVAEVIRAPANDVYVVRGEAGEILLPATREVVRRIDPASGEMVVALLPGLEEPDRAH, encoded by the coding sequence ATGGGATTGTCATCGAGATCCGCGAAATCTAGCCGCGGGCGCCCGGTCCCTGCCGACCTTGTCACGGTGGGACGAGTGGTCCGGCCGCACGGGCTGCGCGGCGAGGTAAGGGTGCGCCTGGAGACGGACTTCCCACAGCGGTTTGAACGTCTCAGAGAGGTCTACCTGATCCGGGCCGGCCGCGTGGAGGTAGCCGAGATAACCGGTAGACGGCCGTTCAAGGAAGGCCTGCTGCTTACCATCCACGGGATCGGCGACCTGGAGGCGGCCGAAGGACTGCGCGGTGCGGAGATCGCGGTCCCCCGCGACGCCGTGGTGCCTCTGGAGGAAGGCGCCTTCTACGTGTTCGAGATCGTCGGTCTGCGCGTGCGGACCGAGGAGGGGCGGATGCTGGGCACCGTTGCCGAGGTAATACGGGCGCCGGCCAACGACGTCTACGTGGTCCGGGGTGAGGCAGGAGAGATCCTGCTGCCGGCCACGCGGGAGGTAGTGCGTCGAATTGATCCCGCCTCGGGCGAAATGGTCGTTGCCCTCCTGCCGGGTCTGGAGGAGCCGGACCGTGCGCATTGA
- a CDS encoding YlqD family protein: MGITVVRPVVVKAIVTETFKKQYLSELEDTVRRLDAMVTQIDTQIRRSELERQASPQSRAIRQQLEVERSRQEAARMELAARIREAEALELQSEFSQGTLESMVELNVGDNFFTRLARAEVIIKDGIVIEIREI, translated from the coding sequence ATGGGGATAACCGTGGTTCGACCGGTAGTTGTGAAGGCCATAGTCACGGAGACGTTCAAAAAGCAGTACCTGAGCGAGCTCGAGGATACCGTCCGGCGCCTCGACGCCATGGTCACGCAGATTGATACCCAGATCCGCCGCTCCGAGCTGGAGCGGCAGGCTTCCCCGCAATCGCGGGCGATCCGCCAGCAGCTCGAGGTGGAGCGGTCCAGGCAGGAAGCCGCGCGCATGGAGCTGGCAGCGCGCATAAGGGAGGCCGAGGCGCTCGAGCTCCAGTCCGAGTTCTCCCAGGGCACCCTGGAAAGCATGGTTGAGCTCAACGTCGGCGACAACTTCTTCACGCGACTGGCGCGAGCCGAGGTCATCATCAAGGATGGGATTGTCATCGAGATCCGCGAAATCTAG
- a CDS encoding KH domain-containing protein, producing MPGADLRALVEYLVRGLVDDPGAVGVKATERDRLVIIGIRVAAGDLGQVIGRRGRIVGAIRTMVRAAALPDGRRVIVEIEQQSSLG from the coding sequence ATGCCGGGAGCTGATCTGCGGGCGTTAGTCGAGTATCTGGTCCGGGGGCTGGTGGACGATCCCGGGGCGGTCGGCGTGAAGGCAACCGAGCGTGACCGCTTGGTGATCATCGGAATCCGAGTGGCCGCAGGGGATCTGGGTCAAGTGATAGGCCGCCGCGGGCGCATCGTGGGCGCGATTCGCACCATGGTTAGGGCCGCGGCCCTGCCCGATGGCCGGCGCGTGATAGTGGAGATCGAGCAGCAGTCCAGTCTGGGATGA
- the rpsP gene encoding 30S ribosomal protein S16 — protein sequence MAVKIRLMRIGAKHQPSYRVVVADSKVPRGGRYLEALGHYNPRTEPSTIQIDETKARSWLDRGARPSDAARVLLVKTGILPRWEAGRSGGA from the coding sequence ATGGCCGTGAAGATCCGACTCATGCGAATAGGAGCCAAGCACCAGCCGTCATACCGCGTGGTGGTGGCCGACTCAAAGGTCCCGAGGGGCGGCAGGTACCTGGAGGCGCTCGGCCACTATAACCCCAGGACCGAGCCCTCAACGATCCAGATTGACGAGACGAAGGCGCGCTCCTGGCTCGACCGGGGCGCCCGGCCCTCGGACGCGGCCCGCGTGCTGCTGGTGAAGACCGGCATCCTCCCTCGCTGGGAAGCCGGTCGCTCCGGCGGCGCGTAA
- the ffh gene encoding signal recognition particle protein, producing MFEALQSRLGEIVRRLAGRGVLSPEDVDAVLREVRMALLEADVNFRVARDFVEGVRAAAVGQEVWKHLSPGQQVVKIVHQELIRLLGGTARELLVAAPPPTIILLIGLHGVGKTTTAGKLAGYLRRRGRAPLLVATDLKRPAAIRQLEIVGDQVGVPVFARHGETDPIGVARAAVAAAVADGHDVVIVDSAGRLHVDDDLMAELAAMHSALAPHETLLVLDAMAGQDAVRMAEQFGARIPLDGVVLTKMDGDARGGAALSVVATVGRPILFVGVGERPDALERFHPDRMASRILGMGDMLTLIERAEATVSAEAAAELERKLRRHQFTFADFLEQLRQVRQMGPLDQLLEMVPGFARIREAGASVDEGQLSRVEAVIQSMTPQERDTPAVIDGSRRRRIARGSGVSVQDVNRLLKQFEQVRRLVRHTDEHGRGSRRHPF from the coding sequence GTGTTTGAGGCGCTGCAGTCCAGATTGGGGGAGATCGTCCGCAGGCTCGCCGGCCGCGGGGTGTTGAGCCCCGAGGACGTTGACGCGGTGTTGCGCGAGGTGCGCATGGCCCTGCTGGAGGCCGACGTGAACTTCCGCGTAGCCCGTGACTTCGTCGAGGGCGTCCGCGCGGCGGCGGTTGGGCAGGAGGTGTGGAAACACCTAAGCCCCGGCCAGCAGGTGGTCAAGATCGTGCACCAGGAGCTGATCCGGCTCCTGGGAGGAACGGCGCGCGAGCTGCTCGTGGCGGCACCGCCTCCCACGATCATCCTGCTGATCGGTCTACACGGCGTAGGCAAGACCACGACCGCCGGGAAGTTGGCCGGCTATCTGCGGCGCCGGGGCCGCGCACCCCTGTTGGTGGCCACGGACCTGAAGCGGCCCGCCGCGATCCGGCAGCTCGAGATCGTGGGAGATCAGGTGGGAGTACCCGTGTTTGCCCGCCACGGGGAGACGGATCCGATCGGCGTGGCGCGTGCCGCGGTGGCGGCGGCCGTTGCGGACGGGCACGACGTGGTGATTGTGGACTCGGCAGGCCGGCTGCACGTGGACGACGACCTGATGGCCGAGCTTGCCGCGATGCACTCGGCTCTGGCGCCGCACGAGACCCTGCTGGTTCTGGACGCGATGGCAGGGCAGGACGCGGTTCGGATGGCAGAGCAGTTCGGCGCGCGGATACCGCTGGACGGCGTGGTGCTCACCAAGATGGACGGCGACGCCCGCGGGGGCGCGGCGCTTTCGGTCGTGGCCACGGTCGGCAGGCCGATCCTGTTCGTGGGGGTGGGAGAGCGGCCCGATGCGCTGGAGCGGTTTCACCCGGACCGCATGGCCTCCCGCATCCTTGGGATGGGCGACATGCTGACGCTGATCGAGCGCGCGGAAGCGACCGTCTCGGCGGAGGCAGCGGCCGAGCTTGAGCGAAAGCTGCGGCGGCATCAGTTCACCTTTGCCGACTTCCTGGAACAACTGCGCCAGGTTCGCCAGATGGGGCCGCTGGACCAACTGCTCGAGATGGTCCCCGGCTTCGCCCGCATCCGTGAGGCGGGTGCGTCCGTGGACGAAGGGCAACTGAGCCGGGTCGAGGCCGTGATCCAGTCCATGACACCGCAGGAGCGCGACACGCCGGCGGTCATTGACGGTAGCCGCCGCCGCCGCATCGCGCGGGGGAGCGGGGTATCCGTGCAGGACGTCAATCGGTTGTTGAAGCAGTTCGAGCAGGTGCGCCGGCTCGTGCGGCACACGGACGAGCACGGCCGGGGCAGCAGGCGGCATCCGTTCTAG
- a CDS encoding methyltransferase: MERTLADRDRANRMFDAYGALLTAQQQHLLRRYYQDDLSLGEIAAQTRVTRQAVHDGLRRALAAMERLEGALGLAAREDHYSTPSPRSAPRTREQRVELRGRAWAFQSVSGVFAHRRFDAGTRLLIETMEVRRGDRILDLGCGYGAIGLVAAGLATRGRAWLVDLNRRAAHMAHANAAAHGLTNVCVLVGDGAAPFRDGSVDLVLTNPPIRAGRRVVVEFIEGAWRVLRPGGRFYMVARTGQGARTLAGIVAGRFGDAREVSAAEGYRVYEARRGHDTNAKVIVGV; the protein is encoded by the coding sequence ATGGAGCGCACGCTCGCCGACCGCGACCGGGCCAACCGGATGTTCGACGCATACGGGGCGCTGCTGACCGCGCAGCAGCAGCACCTCCTGCGCCGCTACTACCAGGACGACCTTTCGCTGGGCGAGATCGCCGCACAGACGCGCGTGACGCGGCAGGCCGTGCACGACGGCCTGCGCAGGGCGCTGGCGGCGATGGAACGGTTGGAGGGCGCGTTGGGACTCGCGGCGCGGGAGGATCACTACTCCACGCCCTCGCCGCGTTCAGCGCCGAGGACGCGGGAGCAACGGGTGGAGCTGCGGGGCCGGGCCTGGGCCTTTCAGTCGGTCTCAGGTGTCTTCGCGCACCGCCGCTTCGACGCCGGGACGCGCCTGCTGATAGAGACGATGGAGGTCCGCCGCGGCGATCGCATCCTGGACCTGGGATGCGGCTACGGGGCGATCGGCCTGGTGGCGGCCGGGCTTGCGACGCGCGGCCGCGCGTGGCTGGTGGATCTCAACCGGCGCGCCGCGCATATGGCGCACGCCAACGCCGCCGCGCACGGGCTGACCAACGTCTGCGTGCTGGTGGGCGACGGGGCCGCCCCGTTCAGGGACGGTTCCGTTGACCTGGTGCTCACCAATCCGCCCATACGGGCCGGGCGCCGGGTGGTGGTGGAGTTCATTGAAGGAGCATGGCGGGTGCTGAGGCCTGGAGGCCGGTTCTACATGGTCGCGCGCACGGGACAGGGCGCTCGAACGCTGGCAGGAATAGTGGCCGGGCGTTTCGGCGATGCCCGCGAGGTGAGCGCTGCCGAGGGATATCGCGTCTACGAGGCCCGGCGCGGGCACGATACGAACGCAAAGGTGATCGTCGGTGTTTGA
- the ftsY gene encoding signal recognition particle-docking protein FtsY, with protein sequence MSSGSPGWFARLRTSLGRTREAISSRLDALLLAPPDDAFFAGLEEVLIASDVGAGLSAEIVERLRRDPGARTAEAVRAALGTILRELLGAPGLLRLDPAPAVVLVLGVNGSGKTTTIGKLAFRMRQEDRRVMLAAADTFRAAAIEQLELWGERVGVPVVRHQTGSDPAAVVFDAAQAAQARGADVLIVDTAGRLHTKVNLMEELKKMDRVLARALPGSPVERLLVLDAGTGQNGLAQARRFHEAVGLTGVVLAKLDGTAKGGIAAAVTRDLGIPIAFVGIGEGLEDLVPFDPAAFVAALLAE encoded by the coding sequence GTGTCGTCCGGATCCCCCGGCTGGTTTGCCCGGCTGCGCACCTCGCTCGGGCGCACGCGAGAGGCGATCTCCTCACGTCTCGATGCCCTGCTGTTGGCACCCCCTGACGACGCGTTCTTCGCCGGCTTGGAGGAGGTTCTCATTGCCTCCGACGTGGGCGCCGGGCTTAGTGCCGAGATCGTGGAGCGGCTGCGCCGCGACCCTGGGGCCCGCACGGCCGAGGCGGTTCGCGCCGCGCTTGGGACGATCCTGCGCGAGCTGTTGGGCGCGCCGGGTCTGCTGCGTCTCGATCCGGCTCCTGCGGTGGTGTTGGTTCTGGGCGTAAACGGTTCGGGCAAGACCACGACGATCGGCAAGCTCGCCTTCAGGATGCGCCAGGAGGACCGCCGGGTCATGCTGGCCGCGGCCGACACGTTCCGTGCCGCGGCGATTGAGCAGCTCGAGCTGTGGGGAGAGCGGGTGGGTGTCCCGGTTGTTCGGCATCAGACAGGATCAGACCCGGCCGCCGTTGTCTTTGATGCCGCGCAGGCGGCGCAGGCGAGGGGAGCGGACGTGCTGATCGTGGACACCGCCGGCCGGCTGCACACCAAGGTCAACCTCATGGAAGAGCTCAAGAAGATGGACCGGGTGCTGGCACGCGCGCTGCCCGGTTCGCCGGTGGAGCGCCTGCTGGTCCTGGACGCGGGCACGGGCCAGAACGGCCTAGCCCAGGCGCGCCGCTTCCACGAGGCGGTTGGCCTGACCGGCGTCGTTCTCGCCAAGCTCGACGGGACGGCGAAGGGCGGGATTGCCGCGGCAGTGACGCGGGATCTGGGGATTCCGATCGCCTTCGTCGGCATCGGGGAGGGTCTGGAGGATCTTGTGCCGTTCGATCCCGCCGCGTTTGTTGCCGCGCTGCTCGCGGAGTAG
- the smc gene encoding chromosome segregation protein SMC: MQLRRLELVGFKTFVDRTELEFHPGITAIVGPNGSGKSNIMDSIRWALGETNARLLRGARMEDIIFAGTASRRPLGLAKVSLTLENGAGDLPLEFSEVTVSRAVTRGGEGEYAINGVDCRLRDIQMLFLGTGLGGRSYALIGQGEVDAVLRATPLERRQWLEEAAGLARQKRQRTEAERRLGHAQAHLDRAGDLLSELEAQQLALAAQAEAAVLYRAHSEELRDLELALYADEARRLLGTARRLASQLLVEREQAALSAARADAASAAVAEVEAQVASLTTQWEEGQQALLGGAEELAVRAAEVQQAERRLDGLRAHHRHLMDEAGRLLEERVRVEADAEVLRLEAVVVEDQRELLRRELADATAGFSDAAAAAEEAEARLSLARPEAGGVARTLAQARSDLAALCARAEVLGQSVAATEKRAEALREAAARISSALESARGACSEASKTLEQVEDALASATRTSDECRRGLDASAERLRAAELEEHGLQSRLASMEEAHAQFAGFEEGARGVLLAARADPARFPELRGAVADLIEVPGAYQPAVAAALGRRLHCLVVDSRAAIQAIHGFLEAEGNGGAAVLALDSARARHPAASIPADGAHVRAADVVTSGAAIRPAVEALLGDVAIVADLDRAWELFASGFSGRVVTQDGTLLSPDGVLSLRGRRGRDLMPLGRNQALAALRVDAARASSRREMAQMQHLAAADQAAATEAALSSRRADRGAAAGALTERTQRLAQLEAEATRLAGDEAALAAEAASRGLELHGRQAEVDRLAADVRRLEDETGYLETRLVELEQATRRLGGAREASAQALAACQVAMAQVDGNLEALRGRLRDRTTVMEEIEARRAGLARDAERISADLDAAAAHRREAAATHDAVLVGQAAGKARLERLAAERAGLRDCLAVRGAELHAALDATRAGEAALHRAELRCAQADAELAAAAQRLDEQYGIALEDAASRRLEVSRDEARRRLDELRTALRELGPVNLRAIEEHAALTARLEALRTRTQDVRAAADALRHSIAVINAALRVRFDQAFVEVDREFGRLFQQLFDGGQGSLELVEDELGAEPGLEVIAQLPGKKRRSLVALSGGERVLVALALIFALLRVHPSPFCIFDEVEAALDDENTRRFTGLLRDLAQQTQVLIITHNKGTMAAADVLYGVTMQELGTSALVSLRLVPSRNGGEPEPREELGVKEPSRLREAVALPGE; this comes from the coding sequence GTGCAGCTTCGGAGGCTGGAGCTCGTAGGATTCAAGACGTTCGTGGACCGCACCGAACTCGAGTTCCATCCAGGAATCACCGCGATAGTGGGCCCCAACGGGAGCGGCAAGAGCAACATCATGGACAGCATCCGCTGGGCCCTGGGCGAGACCAACGCCCGTCTGCTGCGGGGCGCACGGATGGAGGACATCATCTTCGCCGGCACCGCATCCCGCCGGCCCCTCGGCCTGGCCAAAGTCTCGCTCACCCTGGAAAACGGCGCCGGCGATCTCCCCCTGGAGTTCAGCGAGGTTACCGTGTCGCGCGCCGTGACGCGGGGAGGCGAGGGTGAGTACGCCATCAACGGCGTGGACTGCCGCCTGCGCGACATCCAGATGCTGTTTTTGGGCACCGGGCTGGGTGGCCGTTCGTATGCGCTGATCGGACAGGGCGAGGTAGACGCGGTCCTGCGCGCTACGCCGCTCGAACGCCGGCAGTGGTTGGAGGAGGCCGCGGGTCTGGCAAGGCAGAAGCGGCAGCGCACCGAGGCCGAGCGCCGGCTGGGCCACGCCCAAGCCCATCTTGACCGTGCCGGCGATCTGCTCTCCGAGCTGGAGGCGCAGCAGTTGGCGCTGGCGGCGCAGGCCGAGGCCGCGGTTCTATACCGTGCGCACAGCGAGGAGCTGCGCGACCTGGAACTGGCGCTGTACGCGGACGAGGCGCGGCGCCTGTTGGGGACCGCGCGGCGATTGGCCTCCCAGCTCTTGGTTGAAAGGGAACAGGCCGCGCTATCCGCTGCGCGCGCAGACGCCGCCTCAGCTGCCGTGGCAGAGGTCGAGGCGCAGGTTGCCTCCTTGACCACCCAGTGGGAGGAAGGCCAGCAGGCGCTCCTCGGCGGTGCCGAGGAGCTCGCGGTCCGCGCAGCCGAGGTTCAGCAGGCGGAGCGGCGGCTCGATGGTCTGCGCGCCCACCACCGGCACCTGATGGACGAGGCCGGCCGCCTGTTGGAAGAGCGGGTGCGCGTGGAGGCAGACGCAGAGGTGCTGCGTCTGGAGGCCGTCGTGGTCGAGGACCAGCGTGAGTTGCTGCGGCGCGAGCTGGCGGATGCGACTGCCGGCTTCTCCGATGCCGCGGCCGCGGCAGAAGAAGCGGAGGCCCGGTTGTCCCTGGCCCGCCCCGAGGCAGGAGGCGTTGCGCGGACACTGGCACAGGCGCGCAGCGATCTGGCGGCGCTCTGCGCACGGGCCGAGGTGCTGGGCCAGTCGGTCGCTGCCACTGAGAAGAGGGCTGAAGCCCTTCGCGAGGCCGCGGCGCGGATATCGAGTGCCCTCGAATCCGCGCGAGGGGCCTGCAGCGAGGCCAGCAAGACCCTCGAACAGGTGGAGGATGCTCTGGCATCCGCCACGCGGACGTCCGACGAGTGCCGTCGCGGCCTCGATGCCTCTGCGGAGCGGCTGCGGGCCGCTGAACTGGAAGAACACGGACTTCAGTCCCGCCTGGCATCCATGGAAGAGGCGCACGCTCAGTTCGCAGGCTTCGAGGAGGGCGCACGTGGTGTGCTGCTGGCTGCCCGCGCCGATCCCGCCCGGTTCCCGGAACTCAGGGGCGCGGTGGCCGACCTGATAGAGGTGCCGGGCGCGTACCAGCCCGCCGTTGCCGCGGCCCTGGGGCGAAGGCTCCACTGCCTGGTCGTGGACAGCAGGGCGGCGATCCAGGCGATTCATGGCTTCCTTGAGGCAGAGGGGAATGGGGGAGCCGCGGTCCTGGCCCTGGACTCGGCTCGCGCCAGGCACCCTGCGGCGTCTATCCCCGCGGACGGGGCACATGTGCGCGCGGCCGATGTGGTGACCTCCGGCGCGGCGATCAGGCCTGCGGTAGAAGCCCTGCTGGGCGACGTGGCGATAGTAGCCGATCTGGACCGCGCCTGGGAGCTGTTCGCATCGGGCTTCTCCGGCCGAGTTGTCACCCAGGACGGCACGCTCCTCTCCCCTGACGGCGTGCTGTCGCTGCGCGGGCGGCGCGGTCGCGACCTCATGCCGTTGGGGCGCAACCAGGCGCTGGCCGCGCTGCGGGTCGACGCAGCAAGGGCTTCATCGCGCCGGGAGATGGCCCAGATGCAGCATCTGGCCGCCGCCGATCAGGCGGCGGCCACCGAGGCCGCGCTTTCCTCACGTAGGGCCGACCGCGGCGCAGCGGCCGGGGCCCTGACCGAGCGCACGCAGCGCTTGGCTCAACTGGAAGCCGAGGCCACGCGCCTGGCCGGGGACGAGGCCGCGCTGGCGGCAGAGGCGGCGTCACGCGGTCTGGAGCTTCACGGCAGGCAGGCCGAGGTGGACCGTCTGGCCGCTGACGTGCGCCGCCTCGAGGACGAGACCGGGTATCTGGAGACCCGCCTGGTGGAACTCGAACAGGCGACACGACGGCTGGGTGGTGCGCGGGAAGCATCGGCACAGGCGTTGGCCGCGTGTCAGGTCGCCATGGCACAGGTGGACGGAAACCTGGAGGCCCTGCGGGGGCGGCTGCGCGACCGCACCACCGTGATGGAGGAGATTGAGGCACGCCGTGCCGGACTGGCCCGCGACGCGGAGCGTATCTCCGCCGACCTGGATGCCGCAGCCGCGCACCGCCGTGAGGCGGCTGCCACTCACGATGCGGTTCTTGTCGGACAGGCCGCAGGGAAGGCCAGGCTGGAGCGCCTGGCCGCCGAGCGGGCAGGGCTGCGCGACTGCCTGGCGGTCCGAGGAGCGGAGCTCCACGCCGCGCTCGATGCCACCCGGGCCGGAGAGGCGGCGCTGCATCGCGCCGAGCTGCGCTGTGCGCAGGCGGACGCCGAACTGGCCGCGGCCGCGCAGCGCCTCGACGAGCAGTACGGCATCGCTCTTGAAGATGCCGCTTCCCGCCGCCTTGAGGTGTCTCGCGATGAAGCCCGGCGACGGCTGGACGAACTGCGGACCGCGCTGCGGGAACTGGGGCCGGTCAACCTACGCGCGATCGAGGAGCACGCCGCCCTGACGGCGCGCCTGGAGGCCCTGCGCACCCGCACCCAGGATGTCCGCGCCGCCGCGGACGCGCTGAGGCACTCGATTGCGGTGATCAACGCGGCGCTGCGCGTGCGGTTCGATCAGGCTTTCGTGGAGGTTGACCGGGAGTTCGGTCGGCTTTTCCAGCAGCTGTTCGATGGGGGGCAGGGTTCCCTGGAGCTGGTCGAGGACGAGCTGGGCGCGGAGCCAGGGCTGGAGGTGATCGCCCAGCTGCCCGGCAAGAAGCGCCGATCCCTGGTCGCGCTCTCGGGAGGGGAGAGGGTGCTCGTGGCCCTGGCCCTGATCTTCGCGCTGCTGCGGGTGCACCCCAGCCCGTTCTGCATCTTCGACGAGGTGGAGGCCGCGCTCGACGACGAGAACACCCGGCGGTTCACCGGCCTGCTGCGGGATCTGGCCCAGCAGACCCAGGTGCTCATCATTACCCACAACAAGGGCACCATGGCCGCGGCCGATGTACTCTACGGCGTGACGATGCAGGAGCTGGGCACCTCCGCGCTGGTCTCGTTGCGGCTGGTACCGTCCCGGAACGGGGGGGAGCCCGAGCCGCGCGAGGAACTCGGGGTGAAGGAGCCCTCGCGGCTGCGCGAGGCGGTCGCCCTTCCGGGCGAGTAG
- a CDS encoding glycosyltransferase, whose protein sequence is MTSRTINGSAGPGVRRSRAGRRWVIEGVPRDDGPVRVGVFSDSYLPRISGVVRSIEALVAELRRQGHQAAIFAPAYPGYRDDDPDVVRFPSVRAPGIPDFPLAIPVARSFTAGLRARHLSVIHTHSPFLMGTAGLYAARRLGLPLVFTHHTMYSEYVHYVPIVSQRFSREVVTRYTIKYCNRCSLVVAPSHAVRNWLLARGVTARVEVLATAGFELDRFDRLNPHWVRPRLGIPAGVPLVITVGRLAREKRFDVLLAAFAVAAQGTPARLLVVGGGPEAAALRRAAAERGIAGQVIFTGPLDHDRVLDCYAAADLFAFSSPTETQGLVVVEAMAAGLPVAAVGAGGVSEVVSDGLTGLLTGLDAEALGTAIRRLLGDEALRSRLAAAGRTAAQSYAIETLTERLVGLYRHAAMVTPIVAAPD, encoded by the coding sequence GTGACGTCGCGAACGATAAATGGATCAGCCGGCCCGGGCGTCCGGCGGTCCCGTGCGGGACGGAGGTGGGTCATCGAGGGCGTGCCCCGTGACGACGGCCCCGTGCGCGTGGGGGTGTTCTCCGATTCCTACCTCCCGCGGATCAGCGGCGTCGTACGCTCGATCGAGGCCTTGGTGGCAGAGCTCCGGCGCCAGGGACACCAGGCCGCGATCTTCGCGCCCGCGTATCCGGGCTACAGGGACGACGACCCCGATGTAGTTCGATTCCCTTCGGTTCGGGCGCCCGGGATCCCTGACTTCCCGCTGGCCATCCCGGTGGCCCGGAGCTTCACAGCCGGCCTGCGCGCCCGGCATCTCTCCGTGATCCACACCCACTCGCCGTTCCTCATGGGGACCGCGGGTCTTTACGCGGCCCGCCGCCTGGGGTTGCCGCTGGTTTTCACGCATCACACGATGTACTCGGAGTACGTGCACTATGTCCCGATCGTGTCCCAACGGTTCTCCCGCGAGGTGGTTACGCGGTACACGATAAAATACTGCAACCGCTGCTCGCTGGTCGTCGCGCCTTCCCATGCCGTGCGGAACTGGTTGTTGGCACGCGGCGTTACCGCTCGGGTCGAGGTTCTCGCGACCGCGGGGTTCGAACTGGACCGGTTCGATCGTCTGAACCCGCACTGGGTCCGGCCCAGGCTTGGGATCCCCGCGGGCGTGCCCCTGGTCATTACGGTCGGTCGCCTGGCGCGAGAGAAGCGTTTTGACGTGCTGCTGGCGGCCTTTGCCGTGGCCGCCCAGGGGACGCCGGCGCGCCTGCTGGTCGTCGGCGGCGGCCCTGAGGCCGCGGCCCTCCGGCGCGCGGCCGCGGAGCGGGGCATAGCCGGGCAGGTGATCTTCACCGGCCCGCTCGATCACGACCGGGTCCTCGACTGCTACGCGGCCGCCGACCTGTTTGCTTTCTCGTCGCCCACGGAGACGCAGGGGCTCGTCGTGGTGGAGGCGATGGCGGCCGGCCTGCCGGTGGCCGCAGTGGGCGCAGGAGGGGTGTCCGAGGTTGTCAGCGACGGGCTGACCGGACTTCTGACCGGTCTGGACGCCGAGGCGCTGGGCACGGCGATTCGCCGGCTCCTTGGCGACGAGGCGCTGCGGAGCCGCCTTGCCGCTGCCGGTCGGACCGCGGCCCAATCCTACGCCATCGAGACCCTTACCGAGCGGTTGGTTGGACTGTATCGTCATGCTGCAATGGTTACACCTATCGTCGCAGCGCCCGATTAG